Proteins from a single region of Cetobacterium ceti:
- the glsA gene encoding glutaminase A: MDLNALLEKNRAFTSLGKVANYIPELDKANPNAFGVCIMDLEGNEYCAGECNEKFTIQSISKIVTLMLALLDNGKEYVFSKVGMEPSGDPFNSIRKLETSSRKKPYNPMINAGAIAVSSMIKGDDGRDKFNRLLDFFRKIMEDDSIDVNYKIYIGESETGNRNRSMGYFLKSEGIIKGEVEEALDVYFKQCSIEVTAKNIAKLGLFLARNGVTSTGEQVVPYKIIRIIKTLMFTCGMYDKSGEFAVKVGLPSKSGVGGGIVSVVPGKLGIGIYAPALDEKGNSVAGTKFLEDFAEMFDFRVL; encoded by the coding sequence ATGGATTTAAATGCTCTACTGGAAAAAAATAGAGCTTTTACAAGTTTAGGAAAAGTTGCAAACTATATTCCTGAATTAGACAAAGCTAATCCAAATGCATTTGGGGTATGTATTATGGATTTAGAAGGAAATGAATATTGTGCTGGGGAGTGCAATGAAAAATTTACAATTCAAAGTATTTCTAAAATTGTAACGTTGATGCTTGCACTTTTAGATAATGGAAAAGAATATGTATTTTCAAAAGTTGGAATGGAACCAAGTGGTGATCCCTTCAACTCTATTAGAAAATTAGAAACATCAAGTCGAAAAAAACCATATAATCCAATGATTAATGCAGGAGCTATTGCTGTTTCATCAATGATTAAAGGTGATGATGGTAGAGATAAATTTAATAGATTATTAGATTTCTTTAGAAAAATAATGGAAGATGATTCAATTGATGTAAATTATAAAATTTATATTGGTGAATCTGAAACTGGAAATAGAAATCGTTCAATGGGATATTTTTTAAAAAGTGAAGGAATTATTAAGGGCGAAGTTGAAGAAGCTCTAGATGTTTACTTTAAACAATGTTCAATTGAAGTAACAGCTAAAAATATAGCAAAATTAGGACTATTTTTAGCAAGAAATGGAGTAACAAGTACAGGGGAACAAGTTGTTCCTTATAAAATAATAAGAATTATAAAAACTTTAATGTTTACATGCGGAATGTATGACAAATCTGGAGAATTTGCAGTAAAAGTTGGTCTTCCATCTAAAAGTGGAGTTGGAGGAGGTATTGTTTCTGTAGTTCCTGGGAAATTAGGAATAGGAATATATGCTCCTGCTTTAGATGAAAAAGGAAACTCAGTTGCTGGAACTAAATTTTTAGAAGATTTTGCAGAAATGTTTGATTTCAGAGTTTTATAA
- a CDS encoding alanine/glycine:cation symporter family protein, protein MNFLGTVNNILWSYVLIAILLLSGLYFTFKLKFANITQIKAMFKIMFEKNDGKGISPFQAFCISAGSKVGTGSLAGVALAISVGGPGSIFWMWILALIAGSLSLVENTLAQIYKRKKDGIYVGGPAYYMEMGMNKKKLGIAFSILITITYGFIFNAVQANTITEAFHQAFGISQYSGAIFLTILTGIVIYGGANRIAKVSEIIVPVMGLVYLLVAAFIVVKHYSLIPQVISLIMTNAFTSHAALGGSLGVIVMEGVKRGLFSNEAGMGSTPNAGASASTSHPFKQGLVQTLGVYTTTLIICSATAFIILFSGVLGHTVSKGIGLTHAAMTHELGSFGGIFLLICIFLFAYSSIIGNYYYGIINIAYTENKKLLTPFKIIALIMVFWGSVKDAPTVWAIADLFMAFMAVFNIYAIIKLRKPAVECILHYLDEQKKGKDPVFTIDVLSDNHGVETWDHKGEISL, encoded by the coding sequence ATGAATTTTTTAGGCACAGTTAATAATATTTTGTGGTCATATGTATTAATAGCAATACTTCTTTTGTCGGGACTATACTTTACCTTTAAATTAAAATTTGCAAACATAACTCAAATTAAAGCGATGTTTAAAATAATGTTTGAAAAAAATGATGGAAAAGGAATTTCTCCATTCCAAGCCTTCTGTATAAGTGCAGGTTCTAAGGTTGGAACGGGAAGTTTAGCTGGAGTAGCTTTAGCTATTTCTGTGGGAGGTCCTGGATCTATATTTTGGATGTGGATCTTAGCATTAATTGCTGGAAGTTTAAGTTTAGTAGAAAATACTCTTGCACAAATTTATAAAAGAAAAAAAGATGGTATATATGTAGGAGGTCCTGCATACTATATGGAAATGGGAATGAATAAGAAAAAATTAGGAATTGCATTTTCTATTTTAATTACTATCACTTATGGATTTATATTTAATGCTGTTCAAGCAAATACAATTACAGAAGCTTTTCATCAAGCTTTTGGAATTTCTCAATATTCAGGAGCTATATTTTTAACAATATTAACAGGTATTGTTATTTATGGTGGTGCAAATAGAATCGCTAAAGTTTCTGAAATTATTGTTCCTGTAATGGGATTAGTTTATTTACTTGTAGCAGCCTTTATAGTTGTAAAACACTATAGTTTAATACCTCAAGTTATTAGTTTAATAATGACAAACGCATTTACTTCTCATGCTGCTCTTGGAGGGTCTTTAGGAGTTATAGTTATGGAAGGTGTTAAAAGAGGATTGTTTTCAAATGAAGCGGGAATGGGTAGTACTCCTAATGCTGGTGCGAGTGCATCTACAAGCCATCCATTTAAACAAGGATTAGTTCAAACCCTTGGAGTTTATACAACAACATTAATTATCTGTTCTGCAACAGCATTTATAATTTTATTCTCAGGAGTTTTAGGACATACTGTTTCTAAAGGAATAGGATTAACTCACGCTGCAATGACTCATGAATTAGGTAGTTTTGGTGGAATATTCTTATTAATTTGTATTTTCTTATTTGCATATTCATCAATAATAGGAAACTATTATTATGGTATTATTAATATTGCATATACTGAAAATAAAAAATTACTAACACCTTTTAAAATAATTGCTTTAATCATGGTGTTCTGGGGATCTGTAAAAGATGCTCCAACTGTTTGGGCTATAGCAGATTTATTTATGGCCTTTATGGCAGTTTTCAATATTTATGCTATTATAAAATTAAGAAAACCAGCTGTGGAATGTATTTTACATTATTTAGATGAACAGAAAAAAGGAAAAGATCCAGTATTTACTATTGATGTTCTTAGTGACAATCATGGTGTTGAAACATGGGATCATAAAGGAGAAATTTCCTTATAA
- a CDS encoding response regulator transcription factor codes for MILLVEDTESIRKLVKLFLKDENIEIHEAQDGIEALKYLENGNKYELLLVDIMMPNLNGLELTKEIRNFSEVPIIFLTALSDEKSQIMAYSAGADGYLTKPFSKDLLKSVIKRYLNKKKDKKQFEGLEILEDSRKILIDGEEISLAAKERELLFYLIENIAIAKSREQILNGVWGYDYFGNDRVVDNHIKKLRIKLGKYSKFIKTVKLIGYMFEE; via the coding sequence ATGATTTTATTGGTAGAAGATACTGAAAGCATTAGAAAATTAGTAAAACTATTTTTAAAAGATGAAAATATAGAAATTCATGAAGCTCAAGATGGGATTGAAGCTTTAAAATATTTAGAAAATGGAAATAAATATGAGCTTCTATTGGTGGATATTATGATGCCTAATTTAAATGGTTTAGAATTAACAAAAGAAATTAGGAACTTTTCTGAAGTTCCAATTATTTTCCTTACTGCTCTTTCAGATGAAAAAAGTCAAATTATGGCCTATTCTGCTGGAGCAGACGGATATTTAACTAAACCATTTTCAAAAGATCTTTTAAAATCTGTTATTAAAAGATATCTTAACAAGAAAAAAGATAAAAAACAATTTGAAGGATTAGAGATTCTTGAAGATAGTAGAAAAATTTTAATTGATGGAGAAGAAATATCTTTAGCTGCAAAGGAAAGAGAACTTTTATTTTATCTTATTGAAAATATAGCCATTGCCAAAAGCAGAGAACAAATATTAAATGGCGTTTGGGGATATGATTATTTCGGAAATGATCGTGTCGTTGATAACCATATAAAAAAATTAAGAATTAAACTTGGAAAATATTCTAAATTTATAAAAACAGTTAAACTTATTGGTTATATGTTTGAGGAATAA
- a CDS encoding sensor histidine kinase — protein MRLKKRLITILFISFSIFLGIEFIGGEFYFEKIFRYVKMKELKNISFIKGNIINYKKLKTYQEEKNAFVIILDKDKIMNMENFDYFTITDEEGIKKTFLLNAFLDNLYSNSNFSIDNSETLNITYFNLIGNYCVPIIINNKFKNYIDYKLGNYNLKKHHLIGKVSSIETSQLSFTQGDDLLEILLKLNNFSNKNIEYQEADGDLSRLIIENKGDYKVIIFYSYENINDIFPTFRIYFYGKIFLFIILIFIISKIIEKKIISPITNLSNVADEIGQLNFTQISYNKNDEIGDLYKKINNMSLRLEEMISLYKDELYKNGIKNEELEEKIKNFMHEVKTPLSAIIGFSEYLREVTPSEEVEIIYKEGRRLLRLSNETLSLETKKNIYTFEPFDLGMIIDLGSRIFKKEIGNRNLILTNITPIEVIGDREKIEQVIFNIIKNSTEYAKHKIEISLDVADDLVYIYIKNDGPHIYPDSLNKIWNKFYSDKNIKGRGLGLYIAKEILEAHNSTYGVKNIKKGVEFYFTLKRNRV, from the coding sequence ATGAGACTAAAAAAACGCTTAATTACAATACTTTTTATTTCATTTTCTATTTTTTTAGGAATTGAATTTATTGGTGGAGAATTTTATTTTGAAAAAATTTTTAGATATGTAAAAATGAAAGAATTAAAAAATATTTCTTTTATTAAGGGAAACATCATTAATTATAAAAAATTAAAAACTTATCAAGAAGAAAAAAATGCTTTTGTTATTATTTTAGACAAAGATAAAATTATGAATATGGAAAATTTTGATTATTTTACAATTACTGATGAAGAAGGAATTAAAAAAACATTTTTATTAAATGCCTTCCTAGATAATCTTTATTCTAATAGTAATTTTTCAATTGATAATAGTGAAACTTTAAACATTACATATTTCAATTTAATTGGAAATTATTGCGTCCCAATAATAATTAATAATAAATTTAAAAATTATATAGATTATAAATTAGGAAACTATAATTTAAAAAAGCATCATTTAATTGGAAAAGTATCCTCTATAGAAACTTCTCAACTTAGTTTTACTCAGGGGGATGATCTTCTTGAAATTCTATTAAAATTAAATAATTTCTCAAATAAAAATATTGAGTATCAAGAAGCTGATGGAGATCTCTCTAGATTAATAATTGAAAATAAAGGCGATTATAAAGTTATAATTTTTTATTCCTATGAAAATATAAATGATATTTTTCCTACATTTAGAATTTATTTTTATGGGAAAATATTTCTGTTTATTATTTTAATATTTATAATTAGTAAAATAATAGAGAAGAAAATAATTTCGCCTATTACTAATCTATCTAATGTAGCTGATGAAATTGGTCAACTTAACTTCACACAAATTTCATATAATAAAAATGATGAAATTGGAGATCTTTATAAAAAAATAAATAATATGTCACTTCGATTAGAAGAAATGATTAGTTTATATAAAGATGAACTTTACAAAAATGGAATTAAAAATGAAGAATTAGAAGAAAAAATTAAAAATTTTATGCATGAAGTTAAAACTCCTCTTTCAGCTATTATTGGATTTAGTGAATATTTAAGAGAGGTTACTCCTTCAGAAGAAGTAGAAATCATCTATAAAGAGGGAAGAAGACTTTTAAGATTATCAAACGAAACACTATCTCTTGAAACTAAAAAAAATATTTATACTTTTGAACCTTTTGATTTAGGAATGATTATTGATTTAGGTAGTCGAATTTTTAAAAAAGAAATAGGAAATAGAAATCTTATATTAACTAATATAACTCCTATTGAAGTTATTGGAGATAGAGAAAAAATCGAGCAAGTTATTTTTAATATCATTAAAAATAGTACAGAATATGCAAAACATAAAATTGAAATTTCTTTAGATGTTGCAGATGATTTAGTATACATTTACATTAAAAATGATGGCCCTCATATTTATCCTGATTCATTAAATAAAATTTGGAATAAATTTTATTCTGATAAAAATATTAAAGGGCGTGGACTTGGACTATATATAGCCAAAGAAATTTTAGAAGCTCATAATAGTACTTATGGCGTTAAAAATATTAAAAAAGGAGTAGAATTTTATTTTACTTTAAAAAGAAATAGGGTGTGA
- a CDS encoding CAP domain-containing protein — protein sequence MIKLKKFIFLLFCFLSILSFSQDFSYENQILTLVNRERKIYNLPPVTLNKKLNQLARIKATDMDTYNYFSHSSPRLGNLSTFLKKNKIKYMIAGENIAKGQKTSEHVFNMWMESKGHRKNILNPRFKEMGIGKDSSNKNIWVQEFIGE from the coding sequence GTGATTAAACTGAAAAAATTTATCTTTTTATTATTTTGTTTTTTATCAATTTTATCATTCTCTCAAGATTTTTCTTATGAAAATCAAATATTAACTTTAGTTAATAGAGAGCGAAAAATTTATAACCTTCCTCCTGTGACTTTAAATAAAAAATTAAATCAATTAGCTCGTATAAAAGCTACAGATATGGATACTTATAATTATTTTAGTCATTCATCTCCTAGATTAGGAAATTTATCCACATTTCTAAAAAAAAATAAAATTAAATATATGATAGCTGGGGAAAATATTGCCAAGGGGCAGAAAACATCGGAACATGTTTTTAATATGTGGATGGAATCTAAAGGACATAGAAAAAATATTTTAAATCCTAGATTTAAAGAAATGGGAATTGGCAAAGATTCTTCTAATAAAAATATTTGGGTTCAAGAATTTATAGGAGAGTAG
- a CDS encoding FAD-binding protein — MNKSGKLLMLGLIVGALGQNILANEKMYVVKEKGFSGEIKLEVISDDDKIKDIKLVSHNETSHIMSRAFPILKERILKANSPIVDSVSGATYTSTAIKRGVNEVYKKMGKKYGRITPRTKAPEQPIAYLETVKTDLVIVGGGPAGLAAAIAAKESGIKNVILIEKLDILSGNGKYDMNFYDLINSDAQKKAGVEDSIEKFVKDNSNSMDTPERTMAQAKGAWVLDKWLRNMGIELNHYYGKRGHMAEKDAYGGEEVQDGLEKRAKELGIDIRTSTKGLDFIMENGKVSGVKVQNKNNFYDIKSTGVVITTGGFSSNKELLKKYVPGSENFQTSNQIGATGDFLPIFEKYNMEVKNLDVLNIFPFIISHTRDLTGGGDGFILVNKMGKRFMSESISKDKRVEAANKMLEQPDSQVFYIYDQNLYESSYRLQKHTAKGYHVKADTLEELGEKLGINSEILEETILTYNKGVKGKIKDPYTEKPFKREFKLEGPFYGVQVESAVHMTRGGVVANEKTEVLYEDGKIVPGLFAAGEVTNSSAAYSAAVIFGRIAGENAAKYINNK, encoded by the coding sequence ATGAATAAAAGTGGGAAATTATTAATGCTGGGATTAATTGTAGGAGCTTTAGGGCAAAATATTTTAGCTAATGAAAAAATGTATGTTGTGAAAGAAAAGGGATTTTCAGGAGAGATAAAATTAGAAGTTATATCAGACGATGATAAGATAAAGGATATAAAGTTAGTTTCTCATAATGAAACTTCTCATATTATGTCTAGAGCCTTTCCAATATTAAAAGAAAGAATTTTAAAAGCTAATTCACCAATAGTAGATAGCGTTTCAGGAGCTACATATACTTCTACAGCTATAAAAAGAGGAGTAAATGAGGTATACAAAAAAATGGGGAAAAAATATGGAAGAATTACCCCTAGAACAAAAGCACCAGAGCAACCAATAGCTTATTTAGAAACTGTAAAAACAGATCTAGTAATAGTTGGTGGAGGCCCAGCAGGATTAGCAGCAGCAATTGCAGCTAAAGAATCAGGAATAAAAAATGTGATCTTAATTGAAAAATTGGATATTTTAAGTGGAAATGGAAAGTATGATATGAATTTTTATGACTTAATAAATTCTGATGCTCAAAAAAAGGCTGGCGTAGAAGATTCTATTGAAAAATTTGTAAAGGATAATAGTAATTCTATGGATACACCAGAAAGAACAATGGCTCAAGCAAAAGGAGCATGGGTCCTAGATAAATGGCTAAGAAATATGGGAATTGAATTAAATCATTATTATGGAAAAAGAGGACATATGGCTGAAAAAGATGCCTATGGTGGAGAAGAAGTACAAGATGGCCTTGAAAAAAGAGCTAAGGAATTGGGAATTGATATAAGGACATCTACAAAGGGATTAGATTTCATTATGGAAAATGGAAAAGTTTCAGGAGTAAAAGTTCAAAATAAAAATAATTTTTATGATATAAAAAGTACAGGAGTAGTTATTACTACAGGAGGATTTTCAAGTAATAAAGAACTATTAAAGAAATATGTTCCAGGTTCTGAAAATTTCCAAACATCTAATCAAATTGGAGCTACAGGAGATTTCCTACCAATATTTGAAAAATATAATATGGAAGTTAAAAATTTAGATGTATTAAATATATTTCCATTTATTATAAGCCATACAAGAGATTTAACAGGTGGTGGAGATGGATTTATTCTTGTAAATAAAATGGGAAAAAGATTTATGAGTGAATCAATTTCTAAGGATAAAAGAGTTGAAGCAGCAAATAAAATGTTAGAACAACCAGATTCTCAAGTGTTCTATATATATGATCAAAATTTATATGAATCAAGTTATCGTTTACAAAAACATACAGCTAAGGGTTATCATGTAAAAGCTGATACTTTAGAAGAATTAGGAGAAAAATTAGGAATTAACTCTGAAATTTTAGAAGAAACGATTTTAACTTATAATAAAGGAGTTAAAGGAAAAATTAAAGATCCTTATACAGAAAAACCGTTTAAAAGAGAATTTAAATTAGAGGGACCTTTTTATGGAGTGCAAGTTGAGTCGGCAGTCCATATGACAAGAGGTGGAGTCGTAGCAAATGAAAAGACAGAGGTTCTTTATGAAGATGGAAAAATAGTTCCAGGACTTTTTGCTGCTGGAGAAGTTACAAATTCAAGTGCTGCTTATAGTGCTGCAGTTATATTTGGACGTATTGCAGGAGAGAATGCTGCTAAATATATAAATAATAAATAA
- a CDS encoding glycerophosphodiester phosphodiesterase translates to MILFAHRGASGYLKENTLSSLKKAVEMGAKAYEIDVQLTKDNKIVVHHDYSLGRIFKGEGYIKDLTENYLHEISKGELPTLKEIINILPKDSFFNIELKIENSDIREIEDYVFEEIKDYPKENILISSFNHEILKRVYKKNNKLKIGLLFDEVPNNLEEYIEKVGIKPYSINPNIKKFSIEKSRIIKRNNLKIFTYTVNEEIDYKKAIELEVDGIFTDYIDRF, encoded by the coding sequence ATGATACTATTTGCCCATAGAGGAGCATCAGGATATTTAAAAGAGAACACATTATCAAGTTTAAAAAAAGCTGTAGAAATGGGAGCAAAAGCTTATGAGATAGATGTACAACTTACAAAAGATAATAAAATAGTTGTCCATCATGATTATAGTTTAGGAAGAATATTTAAAGGAGAGGGATATATTAAAGATTTAACTGAAAATTATCTTCATGAGATTTCAAAAGGAGAACTTCCAACATTGAAAGAAATTATAAATATTTTGCCAAAAGATAGTTTTTTTAATATTGAACTAAAAATTGAAAATAGTGATATTAGAGAAATAGAAGATTATGTTTTTGAAGAAATTAAAGATTATCCTAAAGAAAATATATTAATTTCTTCATTCAATCATGAAATTTTAAAAAGAGTTTATAAGAAAAATAATAAATTAAAAATCGGGCTTCTATTTGATGAAGTTCCAAATAATTTAGAAGAATACATAGAAAAAGTAGGAATTAAGCCTTATAGTATAAATCCAAATATAAAAAAATTTTCTATAGAAAAAAGTAGAATTATAAAAAGAAATAATCTAAAAATATTTACATATACAGTTAATGAAGAAATAGATTATAAAAAAGCTATTGAATTAGAAGTAGATGGTATTTTTACAGATTATATAGATAGATTTTAA
- a CDS encoding amino acid permease, translating to MKKFSVTSLAMIIFVGVFGFPNIANNFKAVGTSASLMLMVGAIIFFLPLCLIMAEFGAYAKDRAAGIYAWIEIGLGKKIAYIAIWSYFVANIFYLPTLATRIPTYLSFVFFGDAEVTNTQTALLGTVALIFALIIGLKYEKQFHKVSTFVGYLSLFVAGIFLVAGIYVYATGQSSTAITATTFAINLHDKPSIAMILSTFAWIIFAFGGAEICGVYVDKLDEPEKNFPKAIFIASATIGILYVLGILAIATFGTADEFSQVSLVNAVISGYQFMGQKLGLGPWFIRMIAVSYTLITTVSLVLWSVALAKSVFSEVPEGTFPEWLTRKTETGVLKNSLIFQTILALLFIFLTTFGGDKAGELYYKIYDMSTMSFIVPYFFLALSYIIFKKKNHISPFQAVKNPIAGMILGSLLLILCLVSLIFSGYDISKSFADQMGTIELYYGGLLFFLLIGVVIKFFSGKKR from the coding sequence GTGAAAAAATTTAGTGTCACATCATTGGCAATGATAATCTTTGTAGGAGTTTTTGGATTCCCAAACATTGCCAATAATTTTAAAGCCGTTGGAACTTCGGCATCACTTATGTTGATGGTTGGAGCCATTATATTCTTTTTACCACTTTGTTTAATTATGGCAGAATTTGGTGCCTATGCTAAGGATAGAGCAGCAGGTATTTATGCTTGGATAGAGATTGGATTAGGGAAAAAAATAGCCTATATAGCTATTTGGTCATATTTTGTTGCAAATATATTTTATTTACCAACTTTAGCAACTAGAATTCCTACATATTTATCCTTTGTATTTTTTGGAGATGCAGAAGTTACAAATACTCAAACTGCATTACTTGGAACTGTAGCTTTAATTTTTGCTCTTATTATTGGATTAAAATATGAAAAGCAATTTCACAAGGTTTCTACTTTTGTTGGATATTTATCTTTATTTGTAGCAGGTATTTTTTTAGTTGCTGGTATCTATGTATATGCCACTGGACAATCGTCTACAGCAATAACAGCTACTACCTTTGCTATTAATCTTCATGACAAACCTAGTATCGCTATGATTCTTAGTACCTTTGCATGGATTATTTTTGCTTTTGGTGGAGCAGAGATATGTGGTGTATATGTAGATAAATTAGATGAACCTGAAAAGAACTTTCCCAAAGCAATTTTTATTGCTTCAGCAACAATTGGAATTTTATATGTTTTAGGAATTCTTGCCATAGCTACATTTGGTACAGCCGATGAATTCAGTCAAGTATCTCTTGTTAATGCTGTTATAAGTGGATATCAATTTATGGGTCAAAAACTTGGATTAGGACCTTGGTTTATTAGAATGATTGCTGTCAGTTATACATTAATTACAACTGTTTCTTTAGTTCTTTGGTCTGTTGCACTTGCTAAATCTGTATTTAGTGAAGTTCCCGAAGGAACCTTCCCTGAATGGTTAACAAGAAAAACAGAAACAGGGGTTCTTAAAAATAGTTTAATTTTCCAAACTATTTTAGCTTTACTATTTATTTTCCTTACTACATTTGGTGGAGATAAAGCCGGAGAATTATATTACAAAATTTATGATATGTCTACAATGTCATTTATTGTTCCATATTTTTTCCTAGCACTATCATATATAATATTTAAAAAGAAAAATCATATTTCTCCATTCCAAGCTGTTAAAAATCCAATTGCTGGAATGATTTTAGGAAGTTTATTATTAATTTTATGTTTAGTTTCTCTTATTTTTTCAGGATATGATATAAGTAAATCCTTTGCAGATCAAATGGGAACTATTGAATTATATTATGGCGGTTTATTATTTTTCCTACTAATAGGTGTAGTTATTAAATTCTTTAGTGGAAAAAAAAGATAA